In Sparus aurata chromosome 5, fSpaAur1.1, whole genome shotgun sequence, the genomic window CATCCTGTGCAGCCTGACTGCTTTCCTCCTGGATGTGTTTGGCCCCAAGCACCCTGCACTTAAGATCACTCGCAGATATGCATTTGCACATATTCTCACAGGTATTAAGctgtcaaacaacaacaacaaccatgtGTCTGAGAAAAGATGACATGTCATTTTTGGGTTCTTAACAGTTTTTCTTTATCCCCTCAGTGTTGCAATGTGCCACAGTCATTGGCTTCTGCTACTGGGCCTCGGAGCTGATCttgtcactgcagcagcaacacaaaaagtACCACGGCTCTCTCATATACGTCACTTTCGCCATCAGCTTCTACCTGGTGGCAGGGGCCGGCGGAGCCTCCATCCTCGCCACAGCAGCGAACCTCCTGCGCCACTACCCtaccgaggaggaggagcaggcttTAGAGCTGCTCTCGGAGATGGAGGACAGCAGCGAAACTTTTCCTGCTGATTATGACATTGCCAATCAGTTTCAGCCACCGCCTGCCTACACGCCCTAATGCTGCCAGACAGGCCTTGTTAACACacgcttctctctctctctcagcacgGCTATTGGCTTGATGAGCAAAACCCCAATCTTTATCAAACGGATATCTTCGCAAAATACATAATGAACACAGCGTGCGCTGTTGGTGCACAAACTCCTTTACTGACAGTGCTTGGGTGCATGAAAGCTTTCTTTAGTGGTGGCAGGAAGTTAGGAGATAATTCATTCTTTCACCACTGAAGTTGTTAGTGATTTGCATGTAAATGGCTTTTAGGATTTGGTTCTAACATGTGAAGCAAACAAAACTGCAAGGAGTTCTCCATGTGGCTCATCACAAGTCATTGATGACAACCACGGCCTGATCAGTGCCAATTATTGAAGCTGGGCTGTTGGCAGATTGTGAGCAGTTGCGTTGCTCTTGGTTGGACGTGGATCAAGCTTTGTTAAGCATCATTTTGATGTCATTTTTGATAAGCTTGCCATGTGTATGATTTTTATTTgaccgaaaaaaaaaatgcatttatcaAGAATGCAGTCATACACTGAGAAGTTTGTTTTAGACCtttcttttatataaaaaaagtaTCAGATGGAccctattatttattatttagctGTCTGTGCCGTGTCTTACTTTCTTTCCTTTGCTTTGTAGACATCTTTCACTGGTTTAGTCTTATTTAATCACATTTGTACTTGAAATAACTCAAGGAAATTGAAAA contains:
- the tmem127 gene encoding transmembrane protein 127; the encoded protein is MYAPPGSTVPGGRRRRGGTSLPKQPERSLVSALPGALSITALCTALAEPAWLRVHGGTCPRQELGVADVLGYIDPKLLDDYCVNPQTILLLRVIAAFCFLGILCSLTAFLLDVFGPKHPALKITRRYAFAHILTVLQCATVIGFCYWASELILSLQQQHKKYHGSLIYVTFAISFYLVAGAGGASILATAANLLRHYPTEEEEQALELLSEMEDSSETFPADYDIANQFQPPPAYTP